A single genomic interval of Gammaproteobacteria bacterium harbors:
- a CDS encoding DUF3427 domain-containing protein, whose translation MPAIDTVLMLRPTESKILWLQQFGRGLRKADDKPHLSVIDYIGNHRTFLQVPMILLPGAGTRPGEVRMALRRLERGELELPPGCSVEYDLEALDILKQLAHPAAVADQVAVWYRSFRELHGRRPMASEAFHEGYDPRTVRTSYGSWLGFVQAEGDLDDAEANTFRENQQFFEAIEVTQMTRSYKMVTLQAMLAANQFPGKIGIDDLVGGVAKLASRSQLLAQDFGEALIDEEKLKKLLESNPIQAWREGRGTNNKAYFSYGDGEFATSNLDITHTEALQTLTREISDWRLAQYLERLHGEARYARQIVCKVIHSGGNPILMLPSRDQHPGIPSGWTPVNVGGDAYEANFVKIAVNVMRAADSEGNQLHQILRSFFGEGAGLPGTNQRVKFEFDGDGYTLSPLGSSTQSAELWHEYMRQDIAPLWGLSFSTARWNQGFVQDKEHMFLLVSLNKGGLASEHQYEDKFLARDEFQWVSQNQTRQDSKAGKNISNHARLGIAVHLFVRDKRKTPSGAGAPFVYCGDLEFHSWQGEKPITVHWRLKSSLPNQLAVRFGL comes from the coding sequence GTGCCGGCGATCGACACGGTGCTGATGTTGCGACCCACCGAGTCGAAAATTCTCTGGCTACAGCAATTCGGGCGCGGTTTGCGCAAAGCAGACGACAAGCCACACCTTTCTGTCATCGACTACATCGGTAATCACCGCACGTTTTTGCAAGTGCCGATGATTCTGCTTCCCGGCGCGGGTACGCGCCCCGGTGAAGTGCGCATGGCCTTGCGGCGCCTGGAGCGCGGTGAGTTGGAACTTCCCCCAGGATGCTCCGTTGAATACGACCTCGAAGCGCTCGATATCCTCAAGCAGTTGGCCCACCCGGCTGCGGTCGCAGACCAAGTTGCCGTATGGTATCGCAGCTTCCGCGAGTTGCACGGGCGTCGGCCCATGGCTAGCGAGGCGTTTCATGAAGGATACGATCCCAGGACCGTCCGGACTAGCTACGGCTCCTGGCTGGGATTTGTTCAAGCGGAAGGTGATTTGGATGACGCAGAGGCGAATACCTTTCGGGAGAATCAGCAATTTTTCGAAGCCATCGAAGTCACGCAGATGACCAGGAGCTACAAGATGGTTACCCTTCAGGCCATGCTCGCAGCCAATCAATTCCCCGGAAAAATTGGCATTGATGATTTGGTGGGCGGCGTCGCCAAGCTGGCCTCACGCAGCCAGCTACTTGCACAGGACTTTGGTGAAGCATTGATTGACGAAGAAAAGCTGAAAAAATTGCTGGAGAGCAATCCGATCCAAGCGTGGCGTGAAGGTCGCGGTACGAACAATAAAGCCTATTTCAGTTACGGCGACGGAGAGTTCGCGACATCGAACCTGGACATCACACATACGGAAGCACTACAAACGCTCACTCGAGAAATTAGTGATTGGCGCCTCGCGCAGTATCTCGAGCGTTTGCACGGCGAAGCCAGGTACGCACGGCAGATCGTGTGCAAAGTGATCCACTCCGGCGGCAACCCTATATTGATGCTGCCAAGTCGGGACCAGCATCCCGGAATTCCGAGCGGATGGACCCCGGTTAATGTTGGGGGTGATGCCTATGAGGCGAATTTTGTAAAGATCGCCGTGAACGTTATGCGTGCGGCTGACAGCGAGGGAAATCAGCTACATCAGATATTGCGGAGCTTCTTCGGCGAGGGTGCTGGCTTGCCAGGTACGAATCAACGCGTGAAGTTTGAATTTGATGGCGACGGTTACACGCTTTCGCCGCTGGGCAGTAGCACACAAAGCGCCGAGCTTTGGCACGAATACATGCGACAAGACATTGCCCCGCTTTGGGGCCTATCTTTCAGTACCGCGCGTTGGAACCAAGGATTCGTTCAGGATAAGGAGCATATGTTCCTTTTGGTTTCATTGAATAAAGGCGGCCTGGCTAGCGAGCACCAGTATGAGGACAAGTTCCTGGCGCGCGACGAGTTCCAGTGGGTCAGCCAGAACCAAACAAGACAGGACTCGAAGGCGGGGAAAAATATTTCAAATCACGCACGATTGGGCATTGCGGTTCATCTATTTGTTCGAGATAAGAGAAAAACACCGAGCGGAGCGGGTGCGCCTTTTGTTTACTGTGGTGACCTGGAATTTCATTCATGGCAGGGGGAGAAACCCATCACGGTGCACTGGCGACTGAAAAGCAGTCTTCCGAATCAATTGGCTGTTCGGTTTGGCTTGTAA
- a CDS encoding DEAD/DEAH box helicase family protein gives MNCPFCDPDEKRVFHEDPHMRCLWDGFPVSKGHALIVPRRHVANWFDASRSEQAALLDGIEVARSAIEARYAPAGYNIGVNIGEAAGQTVPHLHVHLIPRYSGDVADPRGGVRYVIPEKANYLKDIQEAAPAYTTVASILGNEANPLLPALLREMAQAIQLDLAVAFVTEAGLDKIERNLIDLVDPAGRNGRLRFLTGDYLGVTEPRALRRLLDLSEEYGERATVRVFETDAQLGFHPKAYLVHRDVSAATAFIGSSNLTRHALERGLEWNQRIDGNLNVAPLRDVAGEFERLFRHPKTRFLTSDWIDRYAETRLVKHPDTSTGVDPEQEPAPEVPTPHGIQTDALAALKQTRLDGNRAGLVVMATGLGKTWLSAFDSESFKRVLFVAHREEILNQAMRTFRRIRPDTNFGLYGGGTYDRDSEVLFASVQTLSRATHLRQFEPDRFDYIVLDEFHHAAAATYRRLIDYFEPAFLLGLTATPERSDGGDLLALCGENLVYRCDLVDGIQRELLSPFRYYGVRDEVEFANIPWRNGRFDPAAGTCSCHRDAGLPMPMSSGLDAARVEL, from the coding sequence ATGAATTGCCCTTTCTGTGATCCAGACGAGAAGCGAGTCTTCCACGAAGACCCGCATATGCGTTGCTTGTGGGACGGCTTTCCGGTCAGCAAAGGGCATGCGCTGATCGTTCCTCGCCGACATGTTGCCAATTGGTTCGATGCCTCGCGGAGTGAGCAAGCCGCATTGCTGGATGGCATCGAGGTGGCGCGCAGCGCAATCGAGGCGCGTTATGCGCCAGCCGGTTACAACATCGGCGTAAATATCGGGGAAGCCGCGGGTCAGACAGTTCCGCACTTGCACGTGCACCTGATTCCTCGCTATAGCGGTGATGTGGCTGACCCGCGTGGAGGTGTCCGTTATGTGATTCCTGAAAAGGCCAACTATCTCAAGGATATTCAGGAGGCTGCGCCAGCCTATACCACGGTCGCCAGCATTCTGGGCAATGAGGCCAATCCACTGTTGCCTGCGTTATTGCGCGAAATGGCGCAAGCGATCCAGCTCGATCTTGCGGTGGCATTCGTGACGGAGGCTGGGCTGGACAAGATTGAGCGCAATCTCATCGATCTCGTGGACCCCGCTGGGCGCAACGGAAGGTTGCGATTCCTGACAGGTGACTATCTTGGGGTAACCGAGCCCCGCGCCCTGCGCCGCTTGCTTGACCTGAGTGAGGAGTACGGCGAGCGCGCGACGGTGCGCGTATTCGAGACGGATGCGCAGTTGGGTTTCCACCCCAAGGCTTACCTTGTCCATCGGGACGTCTCTGCCGCGACTGCATTTATCGGCAGTTCCAATCTGACGCGGCACGCGCTTGAACGCGGCCTGGAGTGGAATCAGCGTATTGATGGCAACCTGAACGTGGCGCCGCTGCGTGACGTAGCCGGGGAATTCGAGCGGCTGTTTCGCCATCCCAAGACCAGATTCCTGACTTCAGACTGGATTGATCGCTACGCTGAAACTCGCTTGGTCAAACATCCGGATACTTCCACAGGTGTTGATCCTGAACAGGAGCCGGCACCCGAAGTGCCCACCCCGCATGGCATACAGACAGATGCTCTTGCAGCACTGAAGCAAACCCGTTTGGACGGAAACCGCGCGGGCCTCGTGGTAATGGCAACAGGTCTTGGAAAGACCTGGCTTTCTGCGTTTGACAGCGAGTCGTTCAAGCGGGTCTTGTTCGTCGCGCACCGCGAAGAGATCCTGAATCAGGCGATGCGTACGTTTCGGCGCATCCGGCCGGACACGAATTTCGGCCTGTACGGAGGTGGCACATACGATCGGGACTCGGAGGTGCTGTTCGCCTCTGTGCAGACATTGAGTCGTGCAACCCACCTTCGCCAGTTTGAGCCAGATCGCTTCGACTACATCGTGCTGGACGAATTCCATCATGCCGCAGCCGCCACCTATCGGCGCCTGATCGATTATTTCGAACCCGCATTCCTGTTGGGGCTTACGGCTACGCCGGAGCGATCGGACGGTGGCGACTTGCTCGCATTGTGTGGCGAGAACCTGGTCTATCGCTGCGATCTGGTGGACGGTATCCAGCGCGAACTGCTCAGTCCGTTCAGGTACTACGGAGTGAGAGATGAAGTCGAATTCGCCAACATTCCGTGGCGCAACGGGCGATTCGATCCCGCTGCTGGAACATGCAGTTGCCACCGAGACGCGGGGCTGCCAATGCCTATGAGCAGTGGACTCGACGCGGCCAGAGTCGAACTCTAG
- a CDS encoding SprT-like domain-containing protein, with product MMRSTNAPEQRAIPSMSDATSRWLDVWGVPARLRRVRIEFSSRLTSSLGMSYPERGLIRLNISLLNEDACLFDAALCHELAHLVIFHRHGSSVSPHGREWQALMSAAGFEPKIRLGIAQHATGRTARRYHHICPVCHASRIASRPMPRWRCSQCVAQGLEGVLSIRDKK from the coding sequence TTGATGCGCTCGACTAATGCCCCCGAACAACGCGCAATACCGTCAATGTCTGACGCTACTTCGCGATGGCTGGATGTATGGGGAGTCCCTGCGCGACTTCGTCGCGTCAGGATTGAGTTCTCCAGCCGCCTCACCAGCTCTCTTGGCATGAGCTATCCCGAACGCGGATTGATTCGCCTGAATATTTCTTTGCTCAACGAAGATGCATGTCTTTTCGATGCCGCCCTCTGTCACGAGTTGGCGCACCTGGTGATTTTCCATCGCCATGGCAGCTCTGTATCGCCACACGGCCGAGAGTGGCAAGCGCTGATGAGTGCGGCCGGCTTCGAACCCAAAATTCGACTTGGCATCGCGCAACATGCAACTGGACGTACTGCACGCCGCTACCACCACATCTGTCCCGTCTGCCACGCCAGTCGCATTGCCAGCCGTCCGATGCCGCGTTGGCGCTGCAGCCAATGCGTTGCGCAAGGTTTGGAAGGTGTGCTGTCAATCAGGGATAAGAAATGA
- a CDS encoding DUF2075 domain-containing protein: protein MQQNSVGRSPAWYVASRQEFLDTPGNNIADTLAGRAVHESLEVEATQGEEWLHSLGMLQEHLDERIDMVRHALSQDGCEAISHVILEFDFRRRGLRMDCLLLAAGALFVIEFKRSRLGRADRDQVMNYAVNLLEFHKATQAWCTQYQAIVVPVLALTRGTAPNVPDELRLGGHSWPDLAHRPIECDRNTLSQAFALGLSARRSEHSVSAETWLDSPFKPSSSILDATLSLYGHHDVAAIDAHAAPKAAIDASVAEIRCHIDEAIDQRRHHIVFLSGAPGAGKTLVGLDLVMRGPHAREAVFVTGNAPLVDVLNRALGDSYRKQGSRASAWTPTGYRHMDAALVGAAASFKIVKAHNFLGRRGSAHKQEDARVLVFDEAQRTYEKGRQVLGQPLADHEADLILQVQREAYPEGGTVVVALVGHNQAINRGERGIVAWLEAADELGWTFSIAEETLALAELSGGQTWATHPARRALEHGHLQQSMRFYRNAEVEAWVAALLENDSSKAAACATRLNVNGCPILLTRNLAAARGWARPQTLVGHRAGIIASGQAKRLAADGLFVNYKPNIADWMLAPSTDIRASNSLETVQNQYQIQGLELDFTIVAWDADLRREKNGWAAFKLSGSDWQRDKLIDVAKNGYRVILTRARQGMVIFVPKGDTAGEDETRDVVFYDGIAAYLMECGAMPL from the coding sequence GTGCAGCAGAACTCCGTTGGTAGATCCCCCGCTTGGTATGTCGCGTCGCGCCAGGAGTTTCTCGACACACCCGGAAACAACATTGCAGACACACTTGCCGGCCGCGCGGTACACGAGAGCCTGGAAGTGGAGGCGACGCAAGGGGAGGAGTGGCTCCACAGCTTGGGAATGCTGCAGGAGCACCTAGATGAGCGCATTGATATGGTGCGTCATGCGCTATCCCAGGACGGCTGTGAGGCGATTTCACATGTGATTCTTGAGTTCGACTTTCGTCGCCGCGGCTTGCGGATGGATTGCTTATTGTTGGCGGCGGGGGCGCTATTCGTAATTGAATTTAAGCGTAGTCGGCTGGGACGGGCAGATCGCGACCAGGTGATGAATTACGCGGTGAATCTGCTGGAGTTCCACAAGGCCACACAGGCGTGGTGCACGCAGTATCAGGCGATCGTGGTTCCTGTGCTTGCGCTTACGCGGGGAACGGCGCCAAACGTGCCTGACGAGTTACGGCTCGGTGGCCATAGCTGGCCAGATCTTGCACATCGCCCGATCGAGTGCGACCGCAATACGCTGAGCCAAGCCTTTGCACTTGGCCTGAGCGCGCGTCGATCGGAGCATTCGGTCTCAGCCGAGACCTGGCTTGATTCACCGTTTAAGCCATCTTCGTCCATCCTGGATGCCACGCTCTCGCTCTATGGGCATCATGATGTCGCTGCCATTGACGCGCACGCGGCGCCAAAGGCGGCGATCGACGCAAGCGTGGCTGAGATTCGCTGCCACATTGACGAGGCCATCGATCAGCGACGCCATCATATTGTCTTCCTGTCCGGCGCGCCCGGGGCTGGAAAAACCCTGGTCGGCCTCGACCTGGTGATGCGCGGGCCCCATGCACGCGAGGCGGTGTTCGTCACCGGCAACGCCCCACTCGTCGACGTGCTGAACCGTGCCCTAGGCGACTCGTACCGCAAGCAGGGAAGTCGAGCCAGCGCCTGGACCCCGACAGGCTATAGACACATGGACGCGGCGCTGGTTGGTGCCGCCGCTAGCTTCAAGATCGTCAAAGCACACAACTTTCTAGGTCGGCGTGGTAGTGCGCATAAGCAGGAAGATGCGCGTGTACTCGTGTTTGATGAGGCACAGCGAACCTATGAGAAGGGCCGCCAGGTGTTGGGTCAGCCACTTGCTGATCACGAGGCGGATCTGATTCTGCAGGTGCAGCGTGAGGCCTACCCTGAAGGTGGCACCGTTGTGGTGGCGCTTGTAGGTCACAATCAAGCCATCAATCGCGGTGAGCGCGGCATCGTCGCCTGGCTGGAAGCCGCGGACGAGCTGGGCTGGACGTTTTCCATTGCTGAGGAGACGCTGGCTCTGGCGGAACTGAGTGGGGGACAAACTTGGGCAACGCACCCGGCGCGAAGGGCGCTTGAGCACGGGCATCTACAACAGTCGATGCGCTTCTATCGAAATGCCGAGGTTGAGGCTTGGGTGGCTGCGCTACTCGAAAATGACAGCTCAAAAGCAGCGGCATGTGCAACCCGTTTAAATGTAAACGGATGCCCCATTCTGCTCACTCGCAACCTCGCGGCGGCGCGCGGCTGGGCGCGGCCACAGACGCTGGTTGGCCATCGGGCTGGCATTATCGCGTCTGGGCAGGCGAAACGGCTGGCAGCCGATGGGCTATTCGTCAATTACAAGCCGAACATCGCCGACTGGATGCTAGCGCCCAGCACAGATATCCGAGCTTCCAATTCACTTGAAACAGTTCAGAACCAGTACCAGATCCAGGGCTTGGAGCTGGATTTCACTATCGTCGCGTGGGATGCTGATTTGCGCCGTGAAAAGAACGGTTGGGCGGCTTTCAAGCTCTCAGGCAGCGATTGGCAGCGTGACAAGCTGATCGATGTCGCCAAGAACGGCTACCGCGTAATCCTGACACGAGCTCGTCAGGGCATGGTGATCTTTGTGCCGAAGGGGGATACGGCGGGTGAGGATGAAACGCGAGATGTTGTTTTCTACGATGGGATTGCTGCGTATCTTATGGAATGCGGAGCGATGCCGCTCTGA
- a CDS encoding NERD domain-containing protein, producing the protein MAGCSAAAITTSSRAWVGAVTVGTMRSWSRSFIPERNFSSECARRESTKDGASHKSAGLAERFTRSMASRAGCDREFVAEIHPADSAQIDKFWIDADTEVMRLQLAPFGLSRNHKSVLICLCPNAATLREAEYILSRERYRLMFRLLVIAIPMIVSFSIIIATIFTLKLLRSRDRRRSPLTTDMLRQPAQGLREKLTDLNDEISAYIAAALMLPFSVSTMFFADMWRRQLNFEDSKWQFYLSTGVIVTVVVTALAFRRGTSRRKILQAVDAELVVAQELEVLRASGCRLFHDLQCGEFNIDHVVVGPGGIFAVETKSRLKPEMGGGREGVTVTYDGKALKFPGWTETKPLQQAERQARWLAQKLSKATGEPITVRGVLALPGWYVQRAAKGDVTVINPKKPEWMSKPTGISRLEDAQVQRIAYQLEQLSVVEAPPKKLR; encoded by the coding sequence ATGGCTGGCTGCAGTGCTGCCGCGATCACAACATCGAGCCGCGCGTGGGTCGGCGCGGTGACTGTTGGGACAATGCGGTCGTGGAGTCGTTCTTTCATTCCAGAACGGAACTTTTCCAGCGAGTGCGCCCGCAGGGAGAGCACCAAGGATGGCGCAAGTCATAAATCGGCAGGGCTTGCGGAGCGATTTACGCGAAGCATGGCCTCGCGCGCCGGATGCGACCGCGAATTTGTTGCGGAAATTCATCCGGCTGATTCGGCCCAAATAGATAAGTTCTGGATCGATGCCGACACCGAGGTGATGCGACTGCAACTTGCCCCATTCGGGTTATCGCGAAACCATAAATCAGTCTTAATTTGCCTCTGCCCTAATGCGGCTACGCTTCGTGAAGCCGAATATATCTTGTCGCGGGAAAGGTACAGACTCATGTTTCGATTGCTCGTAATCGCAATTCCCATGATTGTTTCGTTTTCAATCATCATTGCGACGATATTCACGCTAAAGTTGCTGCGCAGCAGAGACCGCAGACGTTCACCACTGACGACGGATATGCTGCGTCAACCTGCTCAAGGTTTAAGAGAGAAACTTACAGATCTAAATGATGAGATTAGCGCGTACATTGCTGCGGCATTAATGCTCCCGTTTTCTGTATCCACCATGTTTTTTGCCGACATGTGGCGTCGACAGCTCAATTTCGAAGATAGCAAATGGCAATTTTATTTGTCGACTGGTGTGATTGTCACCGTGGTTGTAACAGCGCTTGCGTTCAGACGTGGCACTTCGCGGCGAAAGATATTACAAGCCGTTGACGCCGAACTGGTCGTAGCGCAAGAACTTGAAGTGCTGCGTGCATCCGGATGTCGCTTGTTCCATGACCTTCAATGTGGAGAGTTCAATATCGATCATGTGGTGGTCGGGCCGGGTGGCATATTCGCGGTGGAGACCAAGTCAAGATTGAAACCCGAAATGGGTGGCGGCAGGGAGGGGGTAACGGTGACTTATGATGGCAAGGCATTGAAATTTCCTGGATGGACCGAGACAAAACCCCTACAGCAGGCCGAGCGACAGGCCCGCTGGCTGGCTCAGAAACTGAGTAAGGCAACTGGTGAGCCGATCACGGTGCGCGGTGTGTTGGCGTTGCCTGGATGGTATGTGCAGCGCGCGGCTAAAGGTGATGTAACAGTCATCAACCCGAAAAAACCCGAGTGGATGTCAAAACCCACTGGCATATCGCGCCTTGAAGATGCCCAAGTGCAGCGCATTGCGTATCAGCTGGAACAGTTGTCTGTTGTCGAGGCGCCGCCGAAGAAGCTGCGTTGA
- a CDS encoding MerR family transcriptional regulator: protein MFKDVTQPQYSIGQLAELADVSRRTVHFYVQQELIDPPEGRGRGSFYTARHLEQLQRVLKLQREGLPLRRIQSMSESVQVRAASATPDRALVMRLAVAPGITLELAAGPGGEIPTSEQLKELAQRCAEILERKS, encoded by the coding sequence ATGTTTAAAGATGTCACCCAACCCCAGTACTCCATCGGGCAACTGGCCGAACTGGCCGATGTCAGTCGGCGCACGGTGCACTTCTACGTGCAGCAGGAACTGATCGACCCGCCGGAGGGGCGGGGGCGCGGCAGTTTCTACACCGCGCGGCACCTGGAGCAGCTGCAGCGCGTGTTGAAGCTTCAGCGCGAGGGCTTGCCCCTGCGCCGGATCCAGAGCATGTCCGAATCGGTGCAGGTGCGCGCGGCATCGGCAACGCCGGACCGGGCTTTGGTGATGCGCCTGGCGGTTGCACCGGGCATCACGCTGGAGTTGGCCGCCGGGCCCGGCGGGGAAATTCCGACATCGGAGCAACTGAAGGAACTGGCGCAACGCTGCGCGGAAATACTCGAGCGCAAATCGTAG
- a CDS encoding VWA domain-containing protein, translating to MGTQESIAGGMFVRNSNARVPLTGVQIEVVGSGAAARVSVRQRYINTEQSPIEAVYSFPLEEGSAVCELIVEIGGRKLLGRIEEREKAFEQYDEAMAAGNGAFLADQDRPNIFTMSVGNLLPGQEAIVCLGYATELEQHGDSVRIMLPTTISPRYVPQPMLESADPAELERINPPTVRGPVPYGLSLTVEYTAPQGVTSVACPSHPARVEIEGNQARVELMGSAIQLDRDFVLNVTLARPFDACAVLTRDGDGAHAMMVNLYPDLKQFARQPSEFIFLLDRSGSMEGDSIAQALNALRLALRSMDEGDTFNIVGFGSDYELMFPESRPYTQASLDEATNTLEGWDADLGGTELLKPLQQILKAGQGALARQVMLLTDGQVANEAECIAAVAGQSGSMRIFTFGIGHGASEFLVKGLARACGGKAEFIHPNERIEPIVMRQFRRAAAPYLRNVRLDWGGLEPELVAPELVPALFDGDRFTVYARVGNSPASGSAEVAVLADGPKGSLRFPLNLDFNTVTDRPMVPVLMARSAIRELEEGRSAAMERGSNQRARKKDDTNSKVLELALKYQILSSQTSFIAVEERAEGTQSERAQLRRVPVALTQGWGGGSSEGPCLALSASNYGAGHMNFPACERSAGVATPDTDAYPGRMDCAGPPMLARGSFKLKRTFDAVRGRIGKRRGVGSDGSQNPEPMSADSKLMRLTMAQHADGSFLLDDTTLKIFGLDRISLESASRSLGRSTAADSAVHTAVALALLARHFSDRQDEWRMLADKAQRWLEKQALKLPDDVASWAIWAAQVCGIE from the coding sequence ATGGGAACGCAGGAATCAATCGCAGGCGGGATGTTTGTCAGGAACTCGAACGCACGGGTGCCGCTGACCGGTGTGCAGATCGAGGTGGTCGGCAGCGGGGCCGCGGCGCGGGTCAGCGTGCGCCAGAGGTACATCAATACGGAGCAATCGCCCATTGAAGCGGTGTACAGCTTTCCGCTCGAGGAAGGCAGTGCCGTCTGCGAGCTGATCGTTGAAATCGGCGGCAGGAAACTGCTCGGCAGGATCGAGGAGCGGGAAAAGGCCTTCGAGCAGTATGACGAGGCAATGGCCGCCGGCAATGGTGCGTTTCTGGCCGATCAGGACCGGCCCAATATCTTCACGATGAGCGTTGGCAATCTGCTTCCGGGCCAGGAAGCGATAGTGTGCCTGGGGTACGCCACAGAGCTCGAACAGCATGGCGACAGCGTGCGCATCATGCTGCCGACAACGATTTCGCCGCGCTACGTGCCGCAGCCGATGCTTGAATCCGCCGATCCCGCCGAACTGGAGCGGATCAACCCGCCTACCGTGCGCGGCCCGGTGCCTTACGGCCTGTCACTGACGGTGGAATACACCGCCCCGCAAGGCGTGACGTCGGTGGCCTGCCCTTCGCATCCGGCGCGGGTCGAGATCGAAGGCAATCAGGCCCGAGTTGAATTGATGGGCTCCGCCATACAACTCGACCGCGACTTCGTGCTGAACGTCACCCTCGCGAGGCCATTCGATGCCTGCGCCGTGCTGACGCGCGATGGGGATGGCGCCCATGCGATGATGGTCAATCTCTACCCCGACCTGAAACAGTTCGCCCGCCAGCCGAGCGAATTCATCTTCCTGCTCGACCGTTCGGGGTCGATGGAGGGCGACAGCATCGCCCAGGCGCTGAACGCGCTGCGCCTGGCGCTGCGGTCCATGGACGAAGGCGATACCTTCAATATCGTGGGTTTCGGCAGCGATTACGAGCTGATGTTTCCGGAAAGCCGCCCGTACACGCAAGCATCGCTCGACGAGGCGACCAACACGCTCGAGGGCTGGGATGCAGACCTCGGCGGCACCGAACTGCTCAAACCGCTCCAGCAGATACTGAAAGCCGGCCAGGGAGCGCTGGCGCGCCAGGTCATGCTGCTGACCGACGGCCAGGTCGCAAACGAAGCCGAGTGCATTGCCGCCGTGGCCGGGCAATCCGGATCCATGCGCATCTTTACGTTTGGCATTGGCCACGGCGCCTCCGAGTTTCTTGTGAAGGGTCTTGCGCGAGCCTGCGGAGGCAAGGCCGAATTCATTCATCCCAATGAACGCATCGAGCCCATCGTCATGCGTCAGTTCAGACGCGCCGCGGCGCCGTATCTGCGCAACGTACGCCTGGATTGGGGCGGTCTGGAGCCCGAACTCGTGGCGCCCGAACTGGTCCCTGCCCTGTTCGACGGGGACCGATTCACGGTGTATGCGCGGGTCGGCAACTCACCCGCATCCGGGTCTGCGGAGGTGGCTGTGCTCGCGGATGGGCCCAAAGGTTCGCTGCGGTTTCCGCTCAACCTGGACTTCAACACCGTAACCGATCGACCGATGGTGCCGGTCCTGATGGCACGCTCCGCCATACGCGAACTGGAGGAGGGACGCAGTGCCGCAATGGAGCGCGGTTCGAATCAGCGCGCGCGCAAGAAGGACGACACGAACAGCAAGGTACTCGAGCTTGCGCTGAAGTATCAGATACTCAGCTCGCAAACCAGCTTCATTGCCGTCGAGGAGCGCGCGGAGGGCACGCAGAGCGAACGCGCCCAACTGCGCCGCGTTCCGGTGGCGTTGACGCAGGGCTGGGGTGGTGGTTCAAGCGAAGGTCCATGCCTTGCATTGAGCGCAAGCAATTATGGCGCTGGCCACATGAATTTTCCTGCATGTGAAAGGAGCGCTGGTGTCGCAACTCCCGACACCGATGCATACCCTGGACGCATGGATTGCGCTGGTCCGCCGATGCTTGCGCGCGGTAGCTTCAAGTTGAAGCGAACTTTCGACGCGGTACGCGGCCGCATTGGCAAACGACGGGGCGTTGGCTCCGATGGCTCACAGAATCCCGAGCCAATGAGCGCTGATTCGAAACTGATGCGCTTGACGATGGCGCAACATGCCGACGGCAGTTTCCTGCTGGACGATACGACGCTGAAGATTTTCGGGCTGGATCGTATCTCGCTGGAGTCTGCATCAAGATCGCTGGGTCGCAGTACCGCTGCGGATTCGGCGGTTCATACCGCGGTAGCGCTTGCCCTGCTGGCCCGGCACTTCAGCGATCGTCAGGATGAATGGCGGATGCTTGCCGACAAGGCGCAACGCTGGCTGGAGAAGCAGGCGTTGAAATTGCCGGACGATGTGGCGTCGTGGGCGATATGGGCGGCGCAGGTGTGCGGGATCGAGTGA
- a CDS encoding UPF0149 family protein, with protein sequence MKDLLTPMSEDEFARLDEFLLARFGDEDEDMVGKDEGVLDISELDGFFTAVVSGPVAVMPSQWLPAVWGDFEPVWKNTAEFEEIFSLFVRHMNGIIAELMDEPEQFEPFFMESEFEGRTSTIVDEWCEGYARGVKLNPELWLSGGKEVTEPLLAIFAFTEDADWPGHEGSDEEVVERQQAIAPSARAIHAYWQARMKELEMSMEPIRRSEPRVGRNDPCPCGSGKKYKKCCLN encoded by the coding sequence ATGAAAGACCTGCTCACCCCAATGTCGGAAGATGAATTCGCTCGCCTGGACGAGTTTCTCCTCGCCCGTTTCGGTGACGAGGATGAAGACATGGTCGGCAAAGACGAGGGCGTGCTGGATATCAGCGAACTGGACGGGTTTTTCACTGCCGTTGTCAGTGGCCCGGTGGCCGTGATGCCTTCGCAGTGGTTACCGGCGGTGTGGGGTGATTTCGAACCCGTGTGGAAGAACACGGCGGAATTCGAGGAAATTTTCTCGCTGTTTGTACGGCACATGAATGGAATCATTGCGGAACTGATGGATGAGCCGGAACAGTTCGAGCCTTTTTTCATGGAGAGCGAGTTCGAGGGCCGCACGTCCACGATTGTCGACGAATGGTGTGAAGGCTACGCGCGTGGCGTGAAGTTGAATCCAGAGCTCTGGTTGAGCGGCGGTAAAGAGGTTACGGAACCGCTTCTTGCAATATTTGCGTTTACCGAGGACGCCGATTGGCCTGGGCACGAAGGCTCCGATGAAGAAGTGGTCGAGCGCCAGCAGGCAATCGCACCGAGTGCCAGGGCAATACACGCGTACTGGCAGGCGCGAATGAAGGAATTGGAAATGTCCATGGAGCCCATACGCCGCAGCGAGCCGCGGGTGGGCCGCAATGATCCTTGCCCGTGTGGCAGCGGCAAGAAATACAAGAAGTGTTGCTTGAATTGA